In one Corallococcus sp. EGB genomic region, the following are encoded:
- a CDS encoding type VI immunity family protein, producing MSANFPTLRLHYRDGAVAARDGVVVAFFIPHDHRIVTQACWRALQAYVRAIPPQSLNWYGADDGDVLELDADGWEVIRKRMVERPSRLAWHVDLSDLPGGTGGYQFEYHSWRIEPPIRDASATAMSFTFPTEFLLEQGPQRMRALVVELARELPFHFGYASFALASRSGSWTAGDWKVLEEYSARYLGVDLPAVASLGYVIGTHALGAHWLTFLGPPLLDRLGGIEALRQALPFPEVSFLPMDHERLLLTLSEWPEAIDIETSAVPPQYRALACLLKPFMYEPGENDTGIGSYLDRWRRRLCP from the coding sequence ATGAGCGCGAACTTCCCGACCCTTCGTCTTCATTACAGGGATGGCGCGGTCGCGGCCCGCGACGGTGTCGTGGTCGCGTTCTTCATCCCCCACGACCACAGGATCGTGACCCAGGCGTGTTGGCGCGCCTTGCAGGCCTACGTTCGAGCCATCCCGCCGCAGTCGCTGAACTGGTACGGCGCGGACGATGGGGATGTCCTTGAGCTGGATGCGGACGGATGGGAAGTCATTCGCAAGCGGATGGTGGAGCGACCCTCCCGCCTGGCCTGGCACGTCGACTTGTCCGACCTGCCTGGAGGAACCGGAGGGTACCAGTTCGAGTACCACAGCTGGCGGATCGAGCCCCCGATCCGCGATGCGTCCGCCACAGCGATGTCCTTCACATTTCCGACCGAGTTCCTCCTGGAACAGGGCCCCCAGCGGATGCGTGCCCTGGTGGTGGAGCTGGCTCGGGAGCTGCCCTTCCATTTCGGCTACGCGAGCTTCGCCCTTGCCTCTCGATCGGGCTCCTGGACCGCAGGGGACTGGAAGGTCCTGGAAGAATACTCCGCGCGCTATCTAGGGGTGGACCTGCCCGCTGTCGCCAGCCTCGGTTACGTCATCGGGACCCACGCCCTGGGCGCCCACTGGCTTACCTTCCTGGGCCCACCGCTGTTGGACCGGCTCGGTGGCATTGAAGCGCTGCGGCAGGCACTCCCGTTTCCGGAGGTCTCCTTCCTCCCCATGGACCACGAACGCCTGCTGCTGACCCTGAGCGAATGGCCCGAGGCCATCGACATCGAGACATCAGCCGTTCCACCCCAGTACCGCGCCCTGGCCTGCCTGTTGAAACCCTTCATGTACGAGCCAGGAGAGAACGACACCGGGATCGGGAGCTACCTGGACCGCTGGCGGCGACGGCTCTGTCCGTAG
- a CDS encoding site-2 protease family protein, whose protein sequence is MAESLAASLLTQRCEGCGSELSPRRLTCPSCQRLVHAKRLTQLAADAQAASARGAPVEALALWREALELLPPGTSQHAQVTARVTALSQQADAQGLAVPLAEAERKRSGMPKALASMGAVGLMLWKFKFVLALVLGKGKLLLLGLTNASTLFSMMFAASVYWTMWGWSFALGLVACIYVHEMGHVASLRRLGMKADAPMFIPGLGAFVRLKQVPVDEREDARVGLAGPIWGSVAAVAALVAAVLTGWKALGAIAHAAAWLNLFNLVPLWQLDGSRGFRALARPQRWMAVAVLGATWFATGENLLLLIGGVAMFRALLTPASEKGDVRTLVEYSALVVGLGALGWAAQHWTGATAAL, encoded by the coding sequence TTGGCTGAGTCGCTCGCGGCGTCGCTCCTCACGCAGCGGTGTGAGGGGTGTGGTTCGGAGCTGTCGCCCCGGCGGCTCACGTGTCCGTCGTGCCAGCGGCTGGTGCACGCGAAGCGGCTGACGCAGTTGGCGGCGGATGCGCAGGCGGCGTCGGCGCGGGGCGCGCCGGTGGAGGCGCTGGCGCTGTGGCGTGAGGCCTTGGAGTTGTTGCCGCCGGGCACGTCGCAGCACGCGCAGGTGACGGCGAGGGTGACGGCGCTGAGTCAGCAGGCGGATGCGCAGGGATTGGCGGTGCCGCTGGCGGAGGCGGAGCGCAAGCGTTCGGGGATGCCGAAGGCGCTGGCCAGCATGGGCGCGGTGGGGCTGATGCTGTGGAAGTTCAAGTTCGTGCTGGCGCTGGTGTTGGGCAAGGGGAAGCTGCTGCTGCTCGGGCTCACGAACGCGAGCACGCTGTTCTCCATGATGTTCGCGGCGAGCGTGTATTGGACGATGTGGGGTTGGAGCTTCGCGCTGGGGCTGGTGGCCTGCATCTACGTACACGAGATGGGTCACGTGGCGTCGCTGCGGCGTCTGGGGATGAAGGCGGACGCGCCCATGTTCATCCCGGGCCTGGGCGCGTTCGTGCGCCTGAAGCAGGTGCCGGTGGATGAGCGCGAGGACGCGCGCGTGGGATTGGCGGGGCCCATCTGGGGCAGCGTGGCGGCGGTGGCGGCGCTGGTGGCGGCGGTGCTGACGGGGTGGAAGGCCCTGGGCGCCATCGCGCACGCTGCGGCCTGGCTGAACCTGTTCAACCTGGTGCCGCTGTGGCAGTTGGACGGTTCAAGAGGGTTCCGGGCGCTGGCGCGTCCGCAGCGGTGGATGGCGGTGGCCGTGCTGGGCGCGACGTGGTTCGCCACGGGAGAGAACCTGCTCCTGCTCATCGGGGGCGTGGCGATGTTCCGGGCCCTGCTCACGCCCGCGTCGGAGAAGGGCGATGTGCGCACGCTGGTGGAATACAGCGCGCTGGTCGTGGGCCTGGGCGCGCTGGGCTGGGCCGCGCAGCACTGGACGGGAGCGACGGCGGCGCTGTGA